The Natronolimnobius baerhuensis DNA segment GCGTCCGCGTCGCCGCAACCAGATCGAGAACGTACGATTTGATCGCGGGGGCGACATGGCGCTCGTGAACGGACTGACGTGCAAGCAACAACTCGCCAGCCCCAACGACTGGATCGACTGACTCAGGGCCAAGATTTGGATTCGACTCGAACTGCTCGATCAATGTGCGTTCAGTGTCTCGATCCGGTAGGCCCATCTCGAGTTTGAACTGGAACCGATCACGCTGGGCTTCCGGGAGTTCGAACACACCATCCATCTCGAGTGGGTTTTGCGTCGCGACGACGAGAAACGGCGTCGGCAGCGAGTACGTCCGCCCTTCGATTGTCACTTGTTTCTCTTCCATCGCCTCGAGCAGGGCCGACTGGGCTTTCGGCGTTGCCCGGTTGATCTCGTCTGCGACGACAACGTTTGCAAAGATTGGTCCCTGCAACCGTTCGAACTCGCCGCGTCCCTCGCGGTAGATCGTCGTCCCGGTGATATCTGCAGGAAGGACGTCGGCTGTCAGTTGGATCCGGCTGTACTCGAGGCCGGTCGCCTGTGCGAGGAGGGTTGCAGCGGTCGTCTTTGCAACACCGGGGACGCCCTCGATGAGGACGTGTCCACCCGTCAACAGCGCAACGGTCAGTTGCTCGACGATATCGTCGTTCCCGACGAGAACGCGGCCGATTTCCGCTTGCAGCGTCTCGTAGAGTTTGGCTGGATCGTCAGTTCGGTTAGCAGACTGTTCGCCATCGATCATGTCGTTGTTTGTCATTGATGTCCACCTGAAGTGTCGTTCTGAGTCGTTCCACTGGCTCGCTCAGCAGTATCCTGAGAGCGTGGCCGCTGCATCCGAGTCGATGACCGTTCGAGACGGTGGCGTTCGGACTGCCCGTCGAAACGAGCAGACGCGAGTGCTTCGAGAACTCGAGTTCGAAGCGCCTGCCCCGTCCGCCGAACACCCTGGCTCGTCGATAGCCCCACCGTGAGGATTACGGCGATCCCGAGAGCGACCTGCAACAGTGGCGATGTTCGAACCGTAATAAGCGCACTCGCAACCGGTGGCAACGACTCACCGTGAGACACATCGAACACCACTCGGTCTGCATCCGCCGAAAGTGCCTGAATGAACGCGTTGGTATCCGTTCGGTCGACCATCGCATTGCTCACAAGACTCGGATCACTAACAGCAACAACCCGACCATCACCGACCGATTCGACCGTCGCAACCGGTTGTGAGTCAGGACCGCTAGCCGAGTCAGACTCGAGGCGGGCAAATGAACTCGTCTCGAACAAAACCCTTACGTCGCCCTCGTGTTGGCCGTCCCCATCAATATCGACGACACTCGCATGGTTGAGCGTTATCTGCTCGGCCTCACCAGTGAGAGTGTGGTCGGTCGCAGCCGTTGCAATCGGCATCATCGGGCCATCCGCATGCTGGTACTCATCACGCACCAGTTGGCCGTCGATACGTGCCGTCGCCCCGATATCCTCAAGCAGTGAGTCACCGTGTGCAGTACCACTCTCGAGGACAACGAGTGTCCCGCCGCGGTCGACGAACTGCCCGAGTGCGTCGCTACTCGCCTCATCGTACGGTCGCTCCGGCGCAGCGACGAGTGCAACGGTTTCCGTCGAATACTCGTCGTACGCACTCGGCTGGCGAACGAGTTCGAACGTAGTGTCCGAATCGGCTGCCACTGTCGTTCGCAGTTCACTCGTCCCATCCCAGTCGGTGTTGAACGGACCGAACACCGCTGTCGAGGTCGATGCACCGACGCCAATCGTTGCAACGACGGCGAGTGCCAGCCCAATCACGATAACTCGAGACCACTCGAGTTCGATTGTGAGGTCCAAACCGGCGTTCTCGGCGTCAGTACGCACATCCGTGGCAGATCCGTTGTGATCGCGGTCTGGTGGGCCGCTCATAGTCCAACCATCTCCGGTGGGAGAAGTGCAAGGAGCCAGCGGCCGATAACGACGGCAAACCCGACCAGCCCTGCAATAACCAGCCATGGCAATCGCTTTCGCCAACTCGGCTCAACCGCAAACGGTGCGGTTAGCTCGGTGATGATCAACAGTCCAATCAGCGAGCAGATGAACACCGACTCGAGCGAGAGCGCATCGAACACCACCAACACGAGGATCGACCCAAGCATCCAGACGAGTTGCCAGTGGACGA contains these protein-coding regions:
- a CDS encoding AAA family ATPase is translated as MTNNDMIDGEQSANRTDDPAKLYETLQAEIGRVLVGNDDIVEQLTVALLTGGHVLIEGVPGVAKTTAATLLAQATGLEYSRIQLTADVLPADITGTTIYREGRGEFERLQGPIFANVVVADEINRATPKAQSALLEAMEEKQVTIEGRTYSLPTPFLVVATQNPLEMDGVFELPEAQRDRFQFKLEMGLPDRDTERTLIEQFESNPNLGPESVDPVVGAGELLLARQSVHERHVAPAIKSYVLDLVAATRTHPQVTHGASPRATLAFMTSIKAAAAITGRDYVIPDDVKRFVTPILAHRLVLAPDADLAGVTRTAVIEDILESVEPPGTDTLGDATTAGSGSESTAIEHSTLE
- a CDS encoding DUF4350 domain-containing protein — protein: MSGPPDRDHNGSATDVRTDAENAGLDLTIELEWSRVIVIGLALAVVATIGVGASTSTAVFGPFNTDWDGTSELRTTVAADSDTTFELVRQPSAYDEYSTETVALVAAPERPYDEASSDALGQFVDRGGTLVVLESGTAHGDSLLEDIGATARIDGQLVRDEYQHADGPMMPIATAATDHTLTGEAEQITLNHASVVDIDGDGQHEGDVRVLFETSSFARLESDSASGPDSQPVATVESVGDGRVVAVSDPSLVSNAMVDRTDTNAFIQALSADADRVVFDVSHGESLPPVASALITVRTSPLLQVALGIAVILTVGLSTSQGVRRTGQALRTRVLEALASARFDGQSERHRLERSSTRMQRPRSQDTAERASGTTQNDTSGGHQ